The following DNA comes from Nothobranchius furzeri strain GRZ-AD chromosome 19, NfurGRZ-RIMD1, whole genome shotgun sequence.
ggtgcgtcgacatggtcgggacatagaagggggtgcgcagctAAATAAGTTTTGGAACCACTGCATAGTCCTTTATAATCTCAGATACTTCTTGTACCTTGTTTCTTAAACTACAAATATTCAGATGAGCCATTTTAAATCCCCCTTTCAGAATCCTTACATCCTCTTTACTCATCCTTATAAAATATTTGGGTTTTTTCTATAACAACTGCTTTTAACATGTTTTGGGCCTTTAAACAAATACACATGTGATCCcacaggtactggagaggagggtctgatcgaaagttgaatctcagattgaggaggagcagcctggtttttgtcctggccgtggaactgtggaccagctctatacccttgcaagggtgatggagggggcatgggagtttgtccaacaatccacatgtgttttgtggatttggagaaggcttatgaccgtgtccccaggggcaccctgtgggggacgctccaggagtatggggtgggtggctttctgttaagggccattcagtccctttaccagaggagcgtgagtttggtccgcatagccggtagtaagtcggacctgttcccagtgagggttggactccgccagggctgccctttgtcaccggttctgttcatcacttttatggacagaatttctagacgcagccgtggtgtggagtgtgtcgagtttggtggcaggagaatctcgtctctgctttttgcggatgatgtggtcctcctagcttcatccagctctgaccttcagctcttgctgggtaggttcgtggccgagtgtgaagcggctgggatgaggatcagcacctccaaatctgagaccatggttctcgaccggaaaagggtggcttgccaactccgggtcgggggagaggtcctacctcaagtggaggagtttaagtatctcggggttttgttcacgagtgagggtaggaggatcgggagatcgacaggcggattggttcggcgtctgcagtgatgcggacgctgagccgatctgtcgtggtgaagagggagctgagccagaaagccaggctctcgatttaccggtcgatctacgtcccaatcctcacctatggtcatgagctttgggtaatgaccgaaagaacgagatcgcggatacaagcggccgaaatgagtttcctccgtagggtggtcgggctcagccttagagatagggtgaggagctcggacattcgggagggactctgagtagaaccgctgctcatcCGGATTGAAATGAGCCAAtacaggtggtttgggcatctggtcaggatgcctcctggacgcctccctggggaggtgtttcggacatgtcctgccggcaggtcgacccaggacaggttggagaggttacatctccagtctggtccgggaatgccttagggccctgccggaggagctggtggaggtggccgaggagaggacggcctggagctccctagttgggatgctgcccccgcgacccggacccggataagcggaggaagacgacgacgacgacacgtTATAAACTTAAAGTGAAACGTTACTAAATtgtaagttacatgttacaaacttCAAGAAAAACAACAATTCACTCATGGAAAATTCTGAGATTTTCTACCAACACTCTCTGCAACACATCCAACTTTTCACCTTTTTTCCCCAAAAATGCagttttcaaacaacataatatccATTTCATGGGAGGTAAAAAAAatttattacatttatttcagtTCAATTTAATTAAAGCTCCACGCAGTGTGCTGAACTCAGCCTTGGAGAAAACAAACTACACTCTGTTTTGTTGTTTCACACACTTCAAACAGACCCCTCCTCCTTTACACACAAAAACTATCTCAACAGCTAAATTTGCTCAGCTGAACCCACTAATAAAGGCACACACAAGTTCTTGAGTTAACAAGGCCTCCTCAAACACCAACAGGCCCTTGAAGAACAAAGGGATGCATTAATTTACTTCCACTAACACTCAAGCCTACACTGGTAAACATGGCTCACCGTTAGCAGCGAGATGATACAAGACTTTCTCAGAAAGAAGCACGAAAAGTCTCAACATCTCTTTCTTGTCAGTTGTCTCTCACCATTTTCTATCATTCCATTTGACCCCATCTTCACTTTCTGCTGCACCCTTGTCGCTTTTGCACAGAGAGCCTTCTAATCAACTAGTTCGGTAACTTGACAGACAGTATCAGTGTGTATGCGAGTTGGCAGGAACTCATTTACTGAGGAAAGATCCTCTCTTACCGTAGCAGCGAGGTAGATGGGCATCAGTGGATGTGAGGCCAAGAAGAAGTCGTACAGTCGCAgagtgtgtttgaactcagacagGACATGGCCATACCATGTGATGAGCCAGGAAAGTGCAAAGATCGTTCCAACCTCTGCTCTGAagagaaaaacacaaaaacacaatcaaCCAATGCAGCTAAAGCTAATCAATCAAGAAATCCATCACCATTGAATTCATCTAACCTTAAAAGTGGGGTCAAAGATGTTTTTTGAGCAATAGACATTTTGAAAATACACAATCCAATGGTCCAGCTCTGTCAGCTGACAGAGGGCAGGATGCGTTCAAAGACACCAAGTCTGTCACGTTTTCCGACAAGAACAGAAGCAAACTCTAAACAGAACATATTTAACAACTGCTTCAATGAAATTGATAAAGAGAACGGGACTTTCCATCTCTGACTCTAGCTAGCCCGGCTCTGGCTTCGCTTCCTGCTCAGCTGCTCCAAGCCAAGAATGCGTGACTCATGCGCAATGGGTCATGTGGCGAGGGGAGAGGGATGTTCACAGGCCAATCTGACGGATGAATCAGCATCCAGTCATCGAAAACAAGACATTCATAGTGACTGGATTTGGCTTTCCCAGGACTGTTTATTTAAGAGGCAATTAAAATTAATcattttttgacaaaacatttaattaattGGTTGACGTCAACATGTGAACTGAAGAATATTTTAGGCAATACAGCAAAAAATGCTCCATAAAAACATCTGTTACCTCAggccgggggtcggcaacccgcagctctggagccgcatgcggctcttccatccatctgatgcggctctctgtgcttgtaaaataatgaatggatatttaaataaaatgctttatattttactgcattaattttacatctgcatGCCAATTCTAaacgtaaagattgtctgcgtaaacctgaacacttccaacccggtcttactgtgagaccgggttgacgggtcacgcttgtgcgtaatcatatgcgctttatgagctgacgaggatgtgagattctgggattctcctcagatggctcctggatgtgtcgccacattggagacaggaacaagcactattcagccaaagtttcataatcggggaacattttctaagtgacaagtctcgcgtcagtcggaggaatcttcctgcatgcgctctggttctgcgacgcgctccaagcccctctccacatcttcagctcgctgtgcaccgtacgtacgcgctgacagtgagctgcgctgagcagtgtccagctcagatgttcagatgggaatcttttcttgggtgatttagctacatctgcgacgtgcgaaacgaataaaatgtcagtttttctgcatgcttcggggtaattctttctattctttctccgtcaaaataaacggtcaaatacgggaactatccggtcaacacaagccctgcttttaactgttctgttttcttgtgaaaattgtcacaacgagatataatttaacttgattaacaccagagccatatctcagtcactgtaaatgagggaaaaacaaattgatcggatccttttctgaccttccccacctacaaagtttaattacaactgtggctcccagtgttttctttactgtgggaaactggtaataatggctctttgatgggaacaggttgccgacccctgcctcAGGCTATAGATAGCTGTACTGTTTTTTTCTTAAACACCTTTGTCCCCAAATGTAAGACGCTCTCTTTGGGAGTTGCATATCTGCTAAAATGTTGTCTGGCTTGTAAAAATAGAATGAAATGGACAAGTAAAGAAAATTACAAtgttgtttgttttcatgtataCTGATGAAATACGAAAATATGATTGTCACCAAATATTTTATGATCATGACAGCTGCTTGCTGATTATTTCTGACAAAgttttttaataaatatttatagATACACTCAAGAGTTCAAGAGATGTGTGGAGGAAGAaggtagtgacagaagaaataaaATCAGAGGGAGCATTAACATGAGAAgtagagagggtgtgtgtgtgtgtgtgtgtgtgtgtgtgtgtgtgtgtgtgtgtgtgtgtgtgtgtgtgtgtgtgtgtgtgtgtgtgtgtgtgtgtgtgtgagagagagagaggatggagaTATGACCTAAagtaaaagagagaaagaaaaacagcaaagaAACCAAGGAGAGGAAGGTGGAATAAAGAGTAGCAGATAAGAAAGCAGGAAGACGGAGAGGATGTGTGCTCTAAGAGCAGTGATCCGGACTTTGACGTGATTTGATGTTTATCCCTCCATCTTTCTCCAACTATGAGAACCTGATCATGTGCTTTTTCTGTTCATCTGTCTGTGAAAAGTAAGGCAGTTTGCAAATATGGATGCTGCCAGCAGATCATCAATAATAAACAGGCAAGACACCAAAAGGACGAATAAAAATACTTCAAAGGATGACTTGAAAAACTGATTCTTCAAAACACATTGTTGTTGTATGCATAACCATTTTGTTTCAAATCGATTATAATTATATTTTTAACAACACTGATACTTTTGTGATCATTTATTTACACCAGAAAAGACTCCATCCCTTCATTAGTGACGCTTTAAAGTAAAGGTTATGGTTGTGGCGCCCTCTAGTGGCACGCTAATTCAAGCCAACATCAGCTGTCTGGGGATTTTCTGACTGTGTTCCTACCTGATCATAAAGTCATGAAGTTCCTCGTCAACCTGTTGCAATATAGGCATCAGATAGTTTAAAATGTGCTTAGTGCTGTCCATGGTAGGATCCATGAAATCCCTacagaaaaaaaatacatataaacTCTTAACAAAATATTCAATTTTCTAATAAATGCATTTCTAGTTCAGCCCCAAATATAAAAAAGAAGTATAAACCTGAGGTGAAAATTGGACAGTGTGTCCAGCATAGCAATGGCCATTCGCTCCCCAACCACCAACAAGAGGGTGACAGCCACATCGTGGTATCCTTGATAGTAGTGCAGCTGAGGATTACGCTTCAACACCTCCAGTATGATGTCAATCAGCTGCTCCTGCAGAACTGCTCTCTCTGCAGCTGGCATACCTGACAGATATTAAAAGCTTGGCCTATTAAATGCTTGCTTTCAATATTTAGTTTAAGTTTAACATGCTACTTTAGAGCTTAATCTTCGCTTCCAGGTTTTGAACTAACCTAAATTGTTCTACGCTGTAACAACACATCACATTACAATAGTTCACCAAAACTAAGCCAAACTATAGGTGTgcgacaaaaacaaaacaataatattTTATCAGCAACAAAATGGCTTAAGTCAAGACTGGCCAAGACAAAATTCATCAAGTTAAAAGTCTTCGTGGACCAAAAAAtgtgaatttattttattttctaaatttaacatttgttttattgtgaattttttattttgtactgTTCAACAACAGGTCTCAAATTAGTAAAATTATGGACACATAAATGTCAAAAGCATTGATCCACATCAAAATCCACTGCATAAAATCACagagggtaaaaaaaaaatggcCTCTGTTCCACACTTAGGCCATCCCTGGCTTAAAGCCACTGCGGCTAAGTGACATCCAACAACCCAACGAGACATGGGTTTTGTATTTGTCCCCAGAGTGTCAGCGTTTCTGATTGGCTGAAGGCATGACCTACTCCTCGCTGTTGCCTCCAGATTTCAAGATTTTACCACAGGAAATCCGCAACATTAAATTATCTTTGAAAGGTACATATAATTTTaattcttaagttataatagccCTATGGTCGATACGAAACATGTTTATGGAGCTCCTCGCActaagtccctccccctcacaaaaAGAGATCTCAGCAGTTCTATTCTTGactttttcagtaccttccagaatgaaccgtttcagggctctgtccctttaagaaaaaaagctgttgctggccacactCACAATCCCTGCTAAAGCTGCTATTAGCCGAGAAGCTCTGATATTCAAgaggggctcaaagtagagctgctgcttctatagggcagcagtagctcaggtggtagagcgggttgcctcatgatcgaagggtcatgggtttgattccagctcccgccaggggtatcctgctgttgtgtccttgggcaagacacttcacccaacttgcctgtgttagtggtggtcagaggggctgacggcgccaaatggcagcctcgcctctgtcagacctccccagggcggctgtggctacaagtagcttaccatcactagcagtgtgtgaatgtgagagtgtgtgtgaaagcgtctttgggtgtctagaaaagcgctatattagttcaatgcattattattatagcagcagctctcttgcacgtgagatgtttctattctaatttccctgtttgtgacatcacaaacagccttttgaaacagcttgttttagacacATAATTCATTAAACCAAACACTAGAACAAACAGTTTATTATTTTCACGTTTGTTGTGTTTATAAGGCtgcagggctgcatggtggcacagttgttagcactgttgcctcgcagcacgaaggttgcaggttcgaaactctgctgcggcctttctgcgtggagttgcgtgttctccccaagcATGCGTGCgttttctccgggtgctccggtttcccccacagatcacaacatgccttatgggttataaattgtaagtaactttggataaaagcgtctgccaaataaataaacataaacataaaacataaggAAGTAGAGGCCCACACAGCAgcaaaaaattatgcaaaagttgagttttgcacaatatgtcccctttaactgCAGCCAATAAGTATTAAACTGATAATATTTGTATTGCTGTAAAAACAGATTAGATTAATAAGTGACACATAGGAATAACATGTTGCCATTTATAGAGATAAAAGACATAAAACCACCTTTAGGGAAGCGCTTCATGGACCTTCGGACATCCAGAACTACTTGATTGTAGTCCTTGTGGTTCTCTCTCACATCTCGACCTAAAGCGGTAAAAATGCACTGTTATAACTTATATTAGTATTGGTTACACTAAAAACATGTTCCTTTACGCAGCACAGACTGTATTACTAACCAGGTTTGTGTGGTAGATTGTACACATTGATGTTTAGTAATTTTGGCCACACTTTTCTCCTCATTTCATCAGTGAGTAGACCTCCTTTACTGGCTGAGGAGTTCCTCAGGATTTCTATGTCCACTGGATCTCTATAGATATAAAAAACATGTCAAAGATTTGGTGTCAAATGGCAATAAAGTCATCTTTCACTCTTAGCTTTATTGAAGATTTCTTTTAAAAAGCTTTAAGCTCTAAAGTTTTCTTAAAATGTGTTTTCTGACTAACAGCTTAGTAACTAAATATCTAAATGCAGTTAAAATTTGTTCTGCATAATATTGGAAAAAAGATGGGCCATTTGTAGGGCGATTCCAGTattgtatcggtaaaagttaaccgatactaggaaccgataccaatgcagttgcttgaaaatggcttcactgtaacttgtcatttctgttcacctaatattttagttttgtgatgatttttattcatatattttactttttatctacctctgtgttttcctgttgaaagcagagaagaaaataaaatctgtattccaaatcattgaattttttttgtgtggtagaagtatcggtaatcggtttggaaaaaaggggtatcgttgcatccctagccaTTTGGGTTAAGGGTTAATGTTATTTTGATTAATTGGGGACGGTTTCCCTTAAAGAAACACTAAACAGTTTTAACAATTTCAGCAATTGTTTTTAAACTGGTtttagtggttcttgagccatacAATTGAGAAACTTCACATTGGACTCTGCAGCCTTCTGCTGACCAAAAATGGCATTCaacagttttgtggtttgggTAGAAACACAAGTGGGAGGTCTCTTCCTGCTTTAAGGCCTTGGCTTTTACATTAGCTACCAGAACAGTAAATAGctaacagtttttattttcagtttgccgaccatcaataaaaagcacaagaagaatttattttatttactttatttttggaatcatggcagagcctggaagcaaAAGGaacagagtaatgtctttggagacgaagcaaaaagctaaaaccagagtgaacaacaGCTTGTTTGAGGgcactaaaggaggctacaaaatcatggactgatagtgacctggctttgttgctactgataagtaataatatttttgtcaaACAGTGTGGATCATATTACTTTGTGGCTTATCTCTTGGCccatgttagctcattgttagcactagctacagtagGCAGGGGCAGTTGTTTTttatacgacagttgtaattcagctttcaaCCAGTTGGAGGGAGAAATGGGAAGCTTACTGAAGTTGCTTTAATGTACCGGTAAGCTTACATACAGTCCAAATAaagaaaatatataaattaaaacaagTTTGATTGGAATTAAACCATTTCTCTGCATTAAATGCTTTTCTACTGTAGGGATTTGAAGCATTTATATTTTATTGTTAAAAAGCAGTGACTATTTTTATAGTTGGTGATGCCAGTTACAAGACAGAAAACTTGTTTCAATGTAAATTCCTAACTTTGTCATCTAAAGTTTAAAATTCATTAAATGGAAGTTTCAAAAATTCCAATTTTTACCTGATTAAAGCCTGATGTATGATAGCCAGCTtctgcttcctcccacagtctgcATCTGTAAATAAGAGGAAGAAATCAGGGAATGAGAGAAACAACATGGAAAATGGGATTAGACATGTTCGATGAATAAATTACAAGCACGGAGatggaaaataaaaaaacacggatataaaaaataaagaattgaAAGAAAAAATGAGTGAGCAAATGTGAGATTTTTCGAAATTGAGTAAAACATTCAGAGTTATATGTTTTTGATTTATTTTACACATTAAATATTATGTTAAGGCATTCTTAACTTCCACAGATAACTTTATTAAACATTTTTGCTACTAAAAAGTAAACACAAATATCTTCACATAACCTGTCATAATAAAAGCATCCCAGGGTTATTTTGCTCAccaagttacaaaataaaatggAAACTAAATTACTTTAAAAGGCTATTTTTAATATGCCACGTGTCTTTGCTTCAACAATGCCAGATCTGCCTCAGTGAATAAAAGCACCATTTCCGCCCACAGTCAAGCTTTTCAAATGATCCACTCCAGAATGGCTGACAGGCTGCGGCTGCCACGTAAACATCTTTACAAAGAACTTTAAGCTACAGGTGTTTTGCTCAAACACCTGCAACGAAAAGTAGAGAAAACAGCGTCTATGATGTGAATGTTATGTTAAAATTTGGCAACCCACAGTTGTCAGCGTTTCTATTTTACCTGATACAGTTACTAATATATGCAGCAAATATGtttaaacagaataaaatacttttgagtttgTAGTTTAAGtttttaataaaacactgatGCTAGCTAGTTGGATTTCACTTGCCTGTTGTAACAGATCCATTCTCATTCACCACAGCTCCTCTGTTTAGTTTCTTCCTCTTAAATTTTCTCATATTACTTAAAAACAGAGTCCAGAATGACAACGGTGGTCCGCTCTCATAGGTACGGGGGGAAACGATTTTAAAATGCTGCTAAACCGGTAAAAACACCGAAAATGTTAATGTCAACAACCCCAGACACAGCTGTCGTTGACTGAATTAAGCTAGCATGCTCGCTGCTACATCGCCATTGGTAAATAGAACCACGTGACTTCCATTCTATTGGCTGATGGTACAACCTAACAAAATTGTAGTTTTTGTAGTGTTTGAGTTCAATTGACGATTTTGTTCTCAGTTTTACCAAGTGCTTTTATGTCCTTTTTTAAGCGACAGaaagaaaatgtttttaacagaagtagagtacatttaaaatttaaaaaat
Coding sequences within:
- the zgc:63863 gene encoding TBC1 domain family member 20, coding for MRKFKRKKLNRGAVVNENGSVTTDADCGRKQKLAIIHQALIRDPVDIEILRNSSASKGGLLTDEMRRKVWPKLLNINVYNLPHKPGRDVRENHKDYNQVVLDVRRSMKRFPKGMPAAERAVLQEQLIDIILEVLKRNPQLHYYQGYHDVAVTLLLVVGERMAIAMLDTLSNFHLRDFMDPTMDSTKHILNYLMPILQQVDEELHDFMIRAEVGTIFALSWLITWYGHVLSEFKHTLRLYDFFLASHPLMPIYLAATIVLHRAKEVKQTECDMAMVHHLLSHIPQDLPYEVLISQAQALFSQYPPPLLAKQAALQSRKSLSISTFQAFQLSTLHQRPDVVLQRLTRAQDSTTSRHGLEAALSRDRSQLWQRGNRMVKMAVWGLSATLGAAVFAVAQTAMDWGPDVFLQLF